From one Planktothrix agardhii NIES-204 genomic stretch:
- a CDS encoding transposase, truncation translates to MIVREAKLLHGTKEQYLALDEAIRTAQFIRNKCVRYWMDNQGVSKAGLYALCKDLAALFPFAKKLNSAARQASAERAWASISSFYSRCRKKKRKRATPSLKNIVAL, encoded by the coding sequence ATGATAGTTAGAGAAGCCAAACTACTGCACGGAACCAAGGAGCAATACCTAGCTCTTGATGAAGCCATTCGTACCGCACAATTTATCAGAAACAAATGTGTTCGGTACTGGATGGATAATCAAGGGGTAAGTAAGGCTGGTTTGTATGCGCTATGCAAAGACTTAGCCGCATTATTTCCTTTTGCCAAAAAGTTAAATTCGGCGGCTCGTCAAGCTAGTGCAGAAAGAGCATGGGCTTCTATTTCTAGTTTCTACAGTCGTTGTAGAAAAAAGAAAAGAAAAAGGGCTACCCCAAGTTTAAAAAACATTGTCGCTCTGTAG
- a CDS encoding transposase, IS605 OrfB, with translation MVKNHHLTKSISDASWYQFTQWLDYYGKIWDKAVVAVSPNYTSQDCSSCGYRAKKSLSTRTHSCPNCGTEICRDTNAAINILKKGMGILGIEWQNSTFGQKGSAEQSGKHGEKTASTIDGKPEIASGFL, from the coding sequence ATGGTCAAGAATCACCACTTGACTAAGTCGATTTCCGATGCTAGTTGGTATCAATTCACCCAATGGCTAGATTATTACGGAAAGATCTGGGATAAGGCAGTTGTGGCGGTTTCGCCTAACTATACCTCTCAAGATTGTTCTAGTTGCGGTTATCGGGCGAAAAAGTCATTGAGTACCAGAACCCATTCCTGTCCTAATTGTGGAACAGAGATTTGTCGTGATACAAATGCAGCAATTAATATTCTTAAAAAGGGTATGGGAATTCTGGGGATAGAATGGCAAAACAGTACCTTTGGGCAAAAGGGATCTGCCGAGCAATCGGGAAAGCATGGGGAGAAGACCGCCTCTACTATTGATGGGAAACCAGAGATAGCAAGTGGATTTCTGTGA